In the genome of Solanum stenotomum isolate F172 unplaced genomic scaffold, ASM1918654v1 scaffold16373, whole genome shotgun sequence, one region contains:
- the LOC125850394 gene encoding proteinase inhibitor I-B-like: protein MEGKSMLKLSHVLAFLLLASLFQSLMARDLISDGIEVLQLPVENDGEFVFCPGKLSWPELVGKSAGYAKQVIQKENSIVHEVRLLFPGMPKPLNYVCGRVFLVVNFKLIVQVTPSMG from the exons atGGAGGGAAAGAGTATGCTCAAGTTATCTCATGTGCTTGCTTTCTTGCTTCTTGCATCAC TTTTTCAATCACTGATGGCAAGAGATTTGATCAGTGATGGCATAGAAGTACTGCAACTTCCAGTGGAAAATGATGGCGAATTTGTATTTTGCCCAG GTAAGCTATCATGGCCTGAACTTGTTGGAAAGTCAGCAGGATATGCAAAACAAGTAATTCAGAAGGAAAATTCCATAGTTCATGAAGTTAGGCTTCTATTTCCTGGTATGCCTAAGCCACTTAATTATGTTTGTGGCAGAGTTTTTCTGGTTGTTAACTTTAAACTCATTGTTCAAGTTACTCCCAGTATGGGTTAG